CGCCTGCCCAAGGCCCTGCCGGTGGACGACGTGCTGCGCCTGCTGGACACCGAGGCCGGTCTCCGGGACAAGGCCCTGCTGGAGCTGCTGTACTCGACCGGCGCGCGGATCTCCGAGGTCGTGGGCCTGGACGTGGACGACGTCGACACCGCCGAGCGCACCGTCCTGCTCGACGGCAAGGGCGGCAAGCAGCGCCTGGTCCCCGTCGGCCGCCCGGCCCTGGCCGCGCTGGAGGCCTACCTGGTCCGCGCCCGGCCGACCCTGGTCAAGCGCGGCACCCCGGCGCTGTTCCTCAACGCCCGCGGCGGGCGGCTGTCCCGGCAGACGGCGTGGCAGGTCCTCAAGACCGCGGCCGAGCGAGCTGGGCTTTCTGTCGAGGTGTCCCCCCACACCCTGCGGCACTCCTTCGCCACCCACCTGCTGGAGGGCGGCGCGGACGTGCGCGTGGTGCAGGAGTTGCTGGGTCACGCCAGCGTGACCACGACCCAGGTCTACACCCTGGTCACCGTCAACACCCTGCGCGAGGTCTACGCGACCGCACACCCCCGAGCGACGGGTGGAACATGAACTCCGCACAGGTAGGGTTGGGCGGCCCACCCCGGACACGACGAGCTGGAGACGCGACGAGCTGGAGGAGCCGTGCCGGTGCCGAACATCGACGAGCCGGAGCTTGCCGACATCCAGCTCGGAGCCGTCCTGCACGCCTTGAGCGACCCCACCCGGCTGGCGGTGGTCCTCCAGATCGAGTCGGACGGCGAGCGCTGCTGCGGCGCGCTGGCGGTGGAGGTGGCCAAGTCGACCCTGTCCCAGCACTTGAGGGTGCTGCGGGAGGCGGGGATCACGCGGACTCGGGCCTGTGGGAACCAGCGGTGGGTGTCGTTGCGGCGGGACGACCTGGACAAGCTGTTCCCGGGGCTGCTCGATGTGATCTTGAGAGCGGCTGATCGGCGCGCCCCGGTCTCCTGAGCGGTTCGCGTTCTCAAGATCAAAAGATGAAAAGATGAAAAGCTCACAAGCGGCGCTCGCCGCGCGGCAGGCCGCCAGCGGGGGGTGAAGGGCGTCGGTTCCCCCGCCGTATGGCCTGGCGGAGCCAACCACAGATCGCCCCGGGTGCCGCTGAAATTTTTGCTCGTTCCTCGCAAAATTTTCGGCTGCACCCGGGGCGATCTGTGGTAGCCCTTCGGGCAGGCCATACGGCGGGGGAACCGAGGCCCTCCACCTGTGGTGGTCACCACGGGACACAGCGCGCTTCGCGCGCCGAAAAGCCTCGGGGGCCTCCGGGGTGAGAACTGCTCGGTCCCGCTACGGCGAGGCGCGTTGCCGGTGGCACTTGGTGTGCTTAGGCTGCGCCCAGGCAGAGGACTAGGGATCGGGAAGGCGATGTCGACACCGGAGCACGCGGGTCAGGCGTGGGGTCCACCGCCGCCGCCGCCCATGCCGAAGTCCGGTGTGCCGCGCGCGTCCGTGGAGTTGAGCTTGGCGCCGCACGCCGCGCCGGCCGATGAGGACGCCGCCGAGCAGGCGGTGGGGGACATAGGGCCCACCGGGCGGCCGTTGCGGTACGTGCCCGAGCCGCCGTTGATCGCACACCACGGGCCGGCGAAGATCCTGGCCATCTGCAACCAGAAGGGCGGGGTCGGCAAGACCACGTCCACGATCAACCTCGGGGCCGCGCTGACCGAGTTCGGGCGGCGGGTGCTGCTGGTGGACTTCGACCCGCAGGGAGCTCTGTCGGTCGGGCTCGGGGTGCACCCGCACCAGCTCGACCAGACCATCTACAACGTGATCATGGAACGGGACGTGACCGTCCGGGACGTGATCATGCGGACCCCCGTCGAGGGCATGGACCTGCTGCCCTCCAACATCGACCTGTCGGCTGCCGAGATCCAGCTGGTCTCCGAGGTCGGGCGCGAGCACACCCTGGTGCGCACCCTGCGGCCCGTGATCGACCACTACGACTACGTGCTGGTGGACTGCCAGCCCTCGCTCGGCTTGCTCACGGTCAACGCCCTCGCGGCGGCGGACGGCGTCCTCATCCCGCTGGAGTGCGAGTTCTTCAGCCTGCGCGGGGTCGCCCTGTTGATAGACACCATCGAGAAGGTCAGGGAGCGGTTGAACCCGAAGCTGGAGATCACCGGCATACTCGCCACCATGTACGACCCGCGCACCCTGCACTCCCGCGAGGTGATGGCGCGCGTGGTGGAGGCGTTCGGCGACGTCGTGTTCGACACGGTGATCAACCGCACGGTCCGGTTCCCCGAGACGACCGTCGCCGGCGAGCCGATCACCAGGTGGGCGCCCCGCTCGGCGGGCGCCAAGGCCTACCGCGCGTTGGCGCGCGAGGTGATCGCCCGGTGACCCGACGCCCATCACTGCCGGGCGCCTCCGAGCTGTTCCGCCTCACCACCCCCGCGGTGGTGGACGTGCCGGAGCAGGCGGCCGAGCCGGCGCCGCGCCGGGGGACCGGTCGGCAGAAGCACTCCACCAAGATCACCGTCTACGTGTCGGACGAGGAGCTCCTGGCGCTGGAGCACGCCCGCCTGGCGCTGCGCGGCGAGCACGGCCTGGCCGTGGACCGCGGTCGGGTGGTGCGCGAGGCCATCGCGATAGTGCTGGACGACCTCGAAGAGCACGGCGGCGACTCGCTGCTCGTGCGCAGGTTGCGCGAGCAGTGACCGGGGACGTTTCCGAGCAGGAGGTCCCCGACGGTCGTTTCAAGGTCAGGCTGACGAACTTCGAGGGCCCGTTCGACCTGCTGCTGCAACTGATCTCGCAGCACACGCTGGACGTGACCGAGGTGGCGTTGCACCAGGTCACCGACGACTTCATCGCGCACATCCGGGCGCTGGGCGACCAGTGGGACCTGGACGAGACGACCGAGTTCCTGGTCATCGCGGCGACCCTGCTCGACCTCAAGGCCGCCCGGCTGCTGCCCCAGGGCGACGTGGAGGACGAGGAGGACCTGGCGCTGCTGGAGGCGCGGGACCTGCTGTTCGCGCGACTGTTGCAGTACCGGGCGTACAAGCAGGTCGCGGCGCTGTTCGCCGAGCTGGAGCAGGGCGCGTACCGGCGCTACCCGCGGTCGGTGGCGCTGGAGGAGCGGTACGAGGGGCTGTTGCCCGAGGTCATGCTGGGCGTGGACGCGCGCCGGTTCGCCGAGATCGCCGCCGCGGTGTTCCGGCCCAAGCCGCCGCGCACGGTGTCCACCTCGCACGTCCACCAGCACCGGATCTCGGTGCGCGAGCACGCGTCCCTGCTGCGCGAGTTCCTGGCCTCGCGGGGGACGGCGACGTTCGCCGAGATCGTGGCGGAGTGCACGGAGACGATCGAGGTGGTGGCGCGGTTCCTGGCGCTGCTGGAGCTGTACCGGGAGAAGGCCCTGTCGTTCGAGCAGCCCGACCCGCTGGGCGAGCTGCGCGTCACGTGGGTCGGGGGGACGATCGAGCAAGCCGAGGCGGAAGCCCGGGACGAGGACGAGGAGTACGGGTGACCGAGCCCACCCCTGACCAGCAGGACGTCGCTGCCGAGCCGATCGAGGACTCGGGGTTGCCGGACCTGTCCGACGACCGGGAGTTCGAGGGTGCGCTGGAGTCCGTGCTGCTCGTCGTGGACACCCCGATCGACGAGAAGCAGCTCGCCGGCGTGTTCGAGCAGCCGGTGAAGCGCGTCACCCTGGCGTTGAAATCGCTGTCCGCGCGCTACACCGAGCAGGGCAGCGGCATCGACCTGCGTAGAATCGGGGACGGCTGGCGGTTCTACACCAGGGACCGCTTCGCGCCATTCGTGGAGAAGCTGCTGCTGGACGGCCAGCGGGCCAAGTTGACCCGGGCCGCCCTGGAGACGCTCGCCGTCATCGCCTACCGGCAGCCGGTCACCCGGGCCAGGATCGCGGCGGTGCGCGGGGTCAACGTCGACGGCGTCATCCGCACGCTGGTCGCGCGCGGGCTCATCGCCGAGACCGGCACGGACTCCGACACGGGTGGCATCCTTTACCGCACGACCGAACTGTTCCTGGAGCGGTTGGGGCTGTCGTCGCTGGACGACCTGCCGCCGATCGCTCCCCTGCTGCCCGAAGTGGATGCGATCGACGATGTCTGACCAGGGACCCGAAGGGATTCGGCTCCAGAAGGTGCTCGCCAAGGCGGGTATCGCCTCGCGACGGGTCGCCGAGGAGCTCATCGAGCTGGGCCGCGTCCAGGTGGACGGCGAGGTCGTGCGCGAGCAGGGCCGCCGGATCGACCCGGAGACCGCGGTCGTGCACGTGGACGGCGTGCGGGTGGTCCTCAAGGAGGACGTGATCACGCTCGTGCTGAACAAGCCGCGCGGCGTGCTGTCCACCATGCACGACGAGCAGCACCGGCCGTGCGTCGGCGACTACCTGGCCCACCGCAAGGAGCGCCTGTTCCACGTCGGCCGGCTCGACGCGGACACCGAGGGCCTGCTCCTGCTGACCAACGACGGTGACCTGGCCCACCGCCTGATGCACCCCTCCTACGGGGTGACCAAGACCTACCTGGCCGAAGTGCCCGGACCGGTCGCGAAGGACGTCGGCAAGCGGTTGCGCGCGGGCATCGAGCTGGAGGACGGCCCGGTCAAGGTCGACTCGTTCCGCCTGGTCTCCTCGGCACCGGGCCGTGCGCTGGTCGAGGTCGTCCTGCACGAGGGCCGCAAGCACATCGTCCGCCGCCTGCTCGACGCCGTGGGCTACCCGGTGCAGAGCCTGGTGCGGACGGCGGTCGGCGAGGTCCGGCTGGGCAACCAGCGGCCGGGGTCGATGCGCGTGCTCAACCGGCAAGAGGTCGGCTCCCTCTACAAGGCGGTCGGCCTGTAGGAGGGGGCGTTCGACGGTCTCCCCCTGAAATCCGTCGAACGCCCCAGTACCACAACTACGGCACCCGGGTTGTTCAGTGTCAGAACGTGGACGCTGAACAGCGTTCTCTGAACAATCGGCCCCCTGGTGGAGGGGGAGCGATGGCCAGATCGGAGAGCCCGTTACCCGCGGGTGAACTGGGTGCGTTCGCGGCGGACCTGCGCGCGTTGCGGCTCAAGGCGGGCGCACCGACCTACCGGCAGCTCAGCCGCGCGGCGCACTACTCGGCGGCGGCGCTGTCCGAGGCGGCCAACGGGCGCAAGCTGCCCAGCCTCGCGGTGACCCTGGCGTACGTGAAGGCGTGCGGGGGTGACGTCGCCGCCTGGGAGGCGCGGTGGCGCGAACTGGCCGACGAACGGCCGCCCGGACTCGACGACCACGCCCCGCCCTACGCGGGGCTGGCCTGCTTCCAGGTCGACGACGCGGACCGGTTCTTCGGCCGGGACGACCTGGTCCGCGAGCTGACCGGGCTGGTGGCGCGGCGGCGGTTCGTCGGGGTGTTCGGCGCGTCCGGGTCGGGCAAGTCCTCGGTGCTGCGAGCCGGCCTGGTGGCCCGGACCCCGGGGCCGAGCCTGGTGTTCACGCCCGGTGCGCGGCCCGTGCAGGAGCTGGCCGTCCGGCTGGCCGCCCTCACCGGCAAGCCCGCGACCGCGCTGGCCCGCGAGTTCGCCGCCTACCCCGAGAACCTGCACCTGCGGGTCCGGCAGAGCGTGATCGACCGGGACGAGGACCTGCTGCTGGTCGTGGACCAGTTCGAAGAGGTCTTCACCCTGTGCGCCGACGACGAGCGGTCGGCGTTCCTCGCCGCCCTCACCAC
This DNA window, taken from Saccharothrix variisporea, encodes the following:
- a CDS encoding ArsR/SmtB family transcription factor, which codes for MPNIDEPELADIQLGAVLHALSDPTRLAVVLQIESDGERCCGALAVEVAKSTLSQHLRVLREAGITRTRACGNQRWVSLRRDDLDKLFPGLLDVILRAADRRAPVS
- a CDS encoding pseudouridine synthase encodes the protein MSDQGPEGIRLQKVLAKAGIASRRVAEELIELGRVQVDGEVVREQGRRIDPETAVVHVDGVRVVLKEDVITLVLNKPRGVLSTMHDEQHRPCVGDYLAHRKERLFHVGRLDADTEGLLLLTNDGDLAHRLMHPSYGVTKTYLAEVPGPVAKDVGKRLRAGIELEDGPVKVDSFRLVSSAPGRALVEVVLHEGRKHIVRRLLDAVGYPVQSLVRTAVGEVRLGNQRPGSMRVLNRQEVGSLYKAVGL
- the scpB gene encoding SMC-Scp complex subunit ScpB, whose amino-acid sequence is MGRGDDRASRGGSPGRGRGVRVTEPTPDQQDVAAEPIEDSGLPDLSDDREFEGALESVLLVVDTPIDEKQLAGVFEQPVKRVTLALKSLSARYTEQGSGIDLRRIGDGWRFYTRDRFAPFVEKLLLDGQRAKLTRAALETLAVIAYRQPVTRARIAAVRGVNVDGVIRTLVARGLIAETGTDSDTGGILYRTTELFLERLGLSSLDDLPPIAPLLPEVDAIDDV
- a CDS encoding ParA family protein translates to MSTPEHAGQAWGPPPPPPMPKSGVPRASVELSLAPHAAPADEDAAEQAVGDIGPTGRPLRYVPEPPLIAHHGPAKILAICNQKGGVGKTTSTINLGAALTEFGRRVLLVDFDPQGALSVGLGVHPHQLDQTIYNVIMERDVTVRDVIMRTPVEGMDLLPSNIDLSAAEIQLVSEVGREHTLVRTLRPVIDHYDYVLVDCQPSLGLLTVNALAAADGVLIPLECEFFSLRGVALLIDTIEKVRERLNPKLEITGILATMYDPRTLHSREVMARVVEAFGDVVFDTVINRTVRFPETTVAGEPITRWAPRSAGAKAYRALAREVIAR
- the xerD gene encoding site-specific tyrosine recombinase XerD is translated as MAVGDVVSAFLDHLVVERGTSRNTLDSYRRDLRRYAEHLERVGVGGLQAVGEQHITAFAASLRGEGLAESSVARTLVAVRGLHRFAHREGITAHDPARDVRPPTPPRRLPKALPVDDVLRLLDTEAGLRDKALLELLYSTGARISEVVGLDVDDVDTAERTVLLDGKGGKQRLVPVGRPALAALEAYLVRARPTLVKRGTPALFLNARGGRLSRQTAWQVLKTAAERAGLSVEVSPHTLRHSFATHLLEGGADVRVVQELLGHASVTTTQVYTLVTVNTLREVYATAHPRATGGT
- a CDS encoding segregation and condensation protein A — protein: MTGDVSEQEVPDGRFKVRLTNFEGPFDLLLQLISQHTLDVTEVALHQVTDDFIAHIRALGDQWDLDETTEFLVIAATLLDLKAARLLPQGDVEDEEDLALLEARDLLFARLLQYRAYKQVAALFAELEQGAYRRYPRSVALEERYEGLLPEVMLGVDARRFAEIAAAVFRPKPPRTVSTSHVHQHRISVREHASLLREFLASRGTATFAEIVAECTETIEVVARFLALLELYREKALSFEQPDPLGELRVTWVGGTIEQAEAEARDEDEEYG